From Thermostichus vulcanus str. 'Rupite':
ACCCACTGCTCCAGCACCCACAATGCAAATCTTCATGGAGTCATTATCTCCTCAGGGGAGACATGGGGCTAACAGGAAAACGACGGATTCCATCCACCCTGTTGATTCCTCTTATTCCTCGGCCCCGCCTTGGGTCACCCGCAGGATCCCATATCCCAGCGCCAATCCAACCAGGGTGAGCACGATGCAAAGTCCGGCAATGGTGAAGATCTCGCTGGCCATAGCTTCCTTAGACTTCCTTAAATGCACTGAGCAATCATACGATGTCTTCTCAGGATATCGGATCTTGAGACTGGCGTATGCGGGCCCTCTGCAATAGCCGCCAACTCAGTTCGCCAGAAGATCTCCAGAAGAAACGCTCCTCTGATCCCAGAGTTGCTGGAATCCGGCAGATGCCCCCTATAATGAAAGCAATTTACAAGACTTTACTGGTGCAGGCTAAATTGTAATGCCCAAACCTGTAGAGCCCGCCTAGTAACTTCAAGGTGGCCGATTCGGCCATTGCGAGTTCTGGATCCTTAGTTGGGTAGGAGCTGCACAAATCGGGATCCTTATCCAAGGCCCTCCTGCACAGTCCTTTCCCAAACTGGAGTTCAGAGCACTAAGGCAAAAGACCTTTGAACTGAGTCTTTATACTT
This genomic window contains:
- a CDS encoding PetM family cytochrome b6-f complex subunit 7, which produces MASEIFTIAGLCIVLTLVGLALGYGILRVTQGGAEE